Sequence from the Parvicella tangerina genome:
CGCATCACTATTCATTTTACACCACAAAGATGTTTAATATGTGTTTTTTGAAAATGAATCCAATTCGATGGGTACGTAAAGAAAATGTTAGGATTAAATGAAGTGTCTCATTTGAACCGATCAACCACAAGGATGTACTGATATGACATGAAAACATTACTATCATTGATTGTAGTTCTGATTGGTTTGGGGCTCCACGCGCAAGAAGTTTTTACAGTAACCGGCAAAGTTCAACATATATCCTACTACCAGGGAGGTGCACAACTTTCTGATGAAATGATGTCACCCAAGCCTTTGCCTAATACAAAGCTCTATATCGTTCAGTACTATGGTCCAAAGGAGAAAACAAAGGTAGTATCATCCTTTACCAGTGATAAAAATGGAAATTATGAAGTGAAGTTACCTCCAGGTCTATATGGTTTTGTGTTGAGCAAGGATGAAGCAAATACTGGCATTTATCTTCCCGGGATGAAAGTGACGAAGAAGGATTCTACAGTGAATGTGAATGATTTGCTGAATGCAGGTGAAGCACATCAGGATTACTGGATACTGAGCACAAATGGTCCTTTTGAAGTTATCAACAAAGATCTCTATAACGTTGATCTTACGCATTATGACGTTACGATTTGTTATATGTGTCCTTGATTCATGTTCTTAGACTTCCACAAAACCTCTGGCTATCAAAGAGTAACTCTGACTAAGGCTATCAATTTCTGACCTCCCTTTGATCAGTCATTATGTAGTTTCAGCAGTAAGCATAGCCGGCCCTGAAATTCGAATTATTACAAATCTCTAATGTACGATGCAGAAATAGTACTGATCTAAGCAACGCATTCAGGTGAACATGCGTTATTACACTAAAGAGCAATACGGGGCTTATCGAATCTAACGGAAATCAAGCAACTGCTCAATTTATTATTCAGCGATGAAAGCTCTACTAGTTATCATAGTGGCAATTCCTTTCTTGGCTCAAGCACAGGAACAATTTTCTTTTGAACTTTTCTTTGAAGATGAGCTAGGAAATAAGGATACGTTGACTCTAGGACATGATCCAAACGCAACCGACTCAATTGATGTGACTTTTGGAGAGATCAATATTAAGTCTCAACCCTGGAGTTCTGTTTTTGAAGTTCGTTCATTTGAAAATTACTTTGTACCTGATACAGCAATGTTTAAGAAGGACATTAGAACAAATCAATCTAACTTCCCAATCTTGGTTAAATCAGTTTACGATTCCATTAAAATATCTTGGAACTCAAATGCGTTTTCAGGGGCAATACACGGTTCTTCATTAAGTAACGACCTTGGTTCACTGGCTTATTTGAGCCAGCAGGACTCGATCACTATTTCAAAGAATGAATTGTTGTCTGAAGTTTATGGCGCAGATACATTGTATCGTCTTTATCTAGATTTTAGTGCTGTGTTTTCTTCTATCTCTTGGAATAAATATGAGCACTTTGAAATTCATCCCAACCCTAGCAATGGTGAGTTTTGGATTGAACTCAATGAACAGATTAAGAATGGTGAAATAATCATCACCGACCTCACCGGGAAACAAATTGCAAAGGTTTCCGTAAGTAACACTACTAATGTATCCCTCGGTAATATCAGCGAAGGCGTATATTTAATTAATCTGGTAAGCGAAAACACCATTATTGACTCACAGAAAATTGTCATTCAGCGATAACATAATATCTTTCTTTTGTAAGACAATCACCATAGTTGCCTTTCAGGTAGCTATGGTTTTTAGTTTTTATGGCCAATACCTCAATCAGGTGAATGAGACAGAGGATAAAATGGAGCTTACCTATTGCTATGATTTTAATGAAAGTTTAGGTTCTCTGTTTTCGGTGAGTACTACACTAAAAGATACTAACGTAACTGGTACTGGAGTTAACTTTTTAGAGTTCAAACGCTATGATGGCAACCATAACGTTATTTTAAACAAACAATACGGGGACACCACTCATCGTTACACCAATTTTTATGGAATGGAGTTTTTCAAAGGCAATTATTATAGTTGCGGGGTAAAGCGTAGAGTTGCTAATCCTGACACGCTCTTTGGATACGTTATGAAGTGGGATACGTTGGGAAATGTTATCTGGGGAAAAGAGTATTATTTCAACAATGAAGATGTTCGGATAGGTTATATGTCCAGTACCGACTCTTCTATTTACTTTGCATGTAACAAATCTAACTTCTCAACTTCATCAGATATTGAAACAATTTTGACCGAAATAGATACCGCAGGTACTGTTCTGTGGGATACTATAATTTCGGGCTACGACCAACAACCCAATTCGATCAGAACCACTAATGATAAGGGATTAATATTGTCGA
This genomic interval carries:
- a CDS encoding T9SS type A sorting domain-containing protein, which translates into the protein MKALLVIIVAIPFLAQAQEQFSFELFFEDELGNKDTLTLGHDPNATDSIDVTFGEINIKSQPWSSVFEVRSFENYFVPDTAMFKKDIRTNQSNFPILVKSVYDSIKISWNSNAFSGAIHGSSLSNDLGSLAYLSQQDSITISKNELLSEVYGADTLYRLYLDFSAVFSSISWNKYEHFEIHPNPSNGEFWIELNEQIKNGEIIITDLTGKQIAKVSVSNTTNVSLGNISEGVYLINLVSENTIIDSQKIVIQR